A genomic window from Verrucomicrobiia bacterium includes:
- the gcvH gene encoding glycine cleavage system protein GcvH — MSSQVPNDLRYAKSHEWVRVRGDIATVGITDHAQHELTDIVFVELPHVGRRLAAGEACAVVESVKTASDIYAPVSGEVLEVNTALADNPGLVNASPFGDGWFFQVRLSAAPEVEGLLTPEAYRAQIGV; from the coding sequence ATGAGCTCCCAAGTTCCCAACGACCTTCGGTACGCCAAATCCCACGAATGGGTTCGAGTCCGGGGCGACATCGCCACCGTGGGCATCACCGACCATGCCCAGCACGAGTTGACCGATATTGTCTTCGTCGAGCTTCCCCATGTCGGGCGTCGCCTCGCGGCCGGTGAAGCCTGCGCGGTCGTCGAGTCTGTCAAGACGGCAAGCGACATCTACGCTCCGGTTTCCGGCGAGGTCCTGGAGGTCAACACCGCGCTTGCCGACAACCCCGGGCTGGTCAATGCGTCCCCGTTTGGCGACGGCTGGTTTTTTCAAGTCCGACTGTCCGCGGCTCCGGAGGTGGAGGGCTTGCTGACCCCGGAGGCCTATCGGGCGCAGATTGGCGTGTGA
- a CDS encoding NYN domain-containing protein produces MLIRILIDGYSLLHRWPELAPGRPRHSAAARDALLQKLRIYCDASHTPITVIFDGQGAPPGTPAPDSGRDLEVLYSARGRTADDLIERATFRLREFGDVLVVTDDHAEQETVSASGALVSSCRPFIQQVEERLKEAQADLRAVNQREQQRFQRGRGP; encoded by the coding sequence ATGCTGATCCGCATCCTCATTGATGGCTACAGCCTGCTGCACCGTTGGCCGGAGCTGGCCCCGGGGCGCCCCCGACACTCCGCGGCCGCCCGGGATGCGCTCCTCCAGAAGCTGAGGATCTATTGCGACGCGTCCCACACGCCGATCACCGTAATCTTTGACGGACAGGGCGCCCCGCCGGGGACCCCCGCCCCGGATTCCGGCCGGGACCTGGAGGTGCTCTATTCCGCCCGGGGGCGGACCGCCGACGATCTGATCGAGCGGGCAACCTTCCGGCTCCGCGAATTCGGGGACGTGCTCGTGGTGACCGACGACCACGCAGAGCAGGAGACCGTCTCCGCATCCGGCGCCCTCGTTTCGAGCTGCCGACCCTTCATCCAGCAGGTGGAGGAGCGCCTGAAGGAGGCGCAGGCTGATCTCCGGGCCGTCAATCAACGCGAGCAACAACGGTTTCAGCGCGGACGCGGACCGTAA
- the gcvT gene encoding glycine cleavage system aminomethyltransferase GcvT, protein MMPLRRTPLFAVHQRLGARLVEFGGWEMPVHYSGIVDEHHCVRRAAGLFDISHMGEVFVEGGASETFLNGILANDLRKLAVGQGQYTHLCNERGGTVDDLYAYRIGPERYLLILNASRIDVDVAWIVARWESFPDRGRVVVDPASDRFGALAIQGPRVVQFIEQVFEGASTAGMTAGRVTDLRKNDVSGWTFGGVEVWVARTGYTGEDGFEVVAPATVMEPLWTHVLAVGHVGCLQPCGLGARDTLRTEVCYPLYGHELDEDTTPIEAGLGVFVSFDKGDFVGRPVLWKQKSEGVAKRCIAFRMTGKSAPPRPGYAIHAGDVPIGTVVSGTQSPTLGVGIGLGYVPSDLATPGTRVGVDIRGRCFPAEVVRKPFYRKT, encoded by the coding sequence ATGATGCCGCTGCGTCGCACCCCCCTGTTTGCGGTCCACCAACGCCTTGGGGCGCGTCTCGTGGAATTCGGTGGCTGGGAGATGCCTGTGCACTACTCCGGGATTGTGGACGAGCACCACTGTGTCCGACGCGCGGCGGGACTCTTCGACATTTCGCACATGGGGGAGGTATTTGTGGAGGGCGGAGCCTCCGAAACGTTCCTCAACGGGATCCTGGCCAACGACCTCCGAAAACTGGCGGTGGGCCAGGGACAGTACACGCACCTTTGCAACGAACGGGGAGGTACTGTGGACGACCTCTACGCCTACAGGATCGGTCCGGAGCGATACCTGCTCATCCTCAATGCCTCGAGAATAGACGTCGATGTCGCCTGGATCGTGGCCCGATGGGAATCCTTTCCGGATCGGGGTCGTGTGGTCGTGGATCCGGCGTCCGACCGTTTCGGCGCGCTGGCAATCCAGGGGCCGCGGGTGGTTCAATTTATTGAGCAGGTGTTCGAGGGAGCGTCCACAGCAGGGATGACTGCCGGCCGGGTCACCGACCTCCGCAAGAACGATGTGAGTGGCTGGACGTTTGGTGGCGTCGAGGTCTGGGTGGCGCGGACCGGGTACACGGGTGAAGATGGCTTCGAGGTGGTGGCTCCGGCGACGGTGATGGAACCTCTATGGACGCACGTGCTCGCCGTGGGTCACGTCGGCTGTCTCCAACCGTGCGGCCTTGGGGCGCGGGACACGCTTCGCACCGAGGTGTGTTATCCGTTGTATGGGCATGAGCTCGATGAGGACACGACGCCCATCGAGGCGGGGTTGGGCGTCTTTGTCTCGTTCGACAAGGGGGACTTCGTCGGGCGTCCCGTCCTCTGGAAGCAGAAGTCGGAGGGGGTCGCGAAGCGGTGCATCGCTTTTCGAATGACCGGCAAATCCGCCCCGCCCCGCCCCGGATACGCGATCCATGCCGGTGATGTCCCCATTGGCACGGTGGTGAGCGGCACCCAGAGTCCGACGCTGGGTGTCGGGATCGGTTTGGGGTACGTGCCTTCGGATCTTGCGACGCCCGGCACCCGGGTCGGAGTGGACATCCGCGGCCGGTGCTTTCCTGCCGAGGTGGTGCGCAAGCCGTTTTACCGCAAAACATGA